From the genome of Clostridium sp. BNL1100, one region includes:
- a CDS encoding N,N'-diacetylchitobiose phosphorylase has translation MNFGHFNPVNKEYVITRPDTPAPWCNYLGSVDYGAIISNNATGYSFVKSGAAGRIIRFRLNSMSNDQPGRFIYIRDNADGDYWSGSWQPVCKSIDSYKSECRHGTAYTIISSSYKDIESRTLYYVPLDKNYEVWNFRIKNNGVNKRSLSIYGMAEFTNHDHYENDTVNLQYSQFISKTYFKDNHILQVINENGSEASADVEGTSNKKGDPIYRFFGLAGQSVSAFDGERDIFIGNYRNYGNPVAVESGKCSNTVAYNGNSFGAVQTDIELNPGEEAEMTFLLGAGNEDFARNIISKYDAVEKTNICSCEDSFGFSKVVSLELSQLKTFWHSRLGNLQVETPDDNFNNMANVWNAYQCFITFFWSRAASFQYCGLRNGLGYRDTVQDIQGIIHLDHNAARERLWLMLSGQVSNGGGLPLVKFDHKPGKETTPDESQYAKETRQSFYRADDALWLFPTVITYIKESGDWGFIDQTIPYADKGEASVYTHLKQAIQFNLDRQGSHGLPAGLFADWNDCLRLGSKGESLFVAFQLYYALKIFEEFAVKKDASDDIAWAKDCLEELSGNIQKSAWEGDQYVRGFTEDGYIIGSKNNSEASLWLNPQVWSVISGAAEGEMANTVLDKVYDNLNTKYGAMLFYPAFREYGLPVARMSLFNAGTKENAGIFSQPQGWLILAETIIGNGNRAYEYFTEINPAAMNDNAEKRKLEPYIHGQATEGIDTQNHGRSHVHWLTGTASTVMVSMVYGILGLQPEYDGIKISPCIPSSWKNFKMTKVFRNNVLNITVDNSQGVEKGVQYVTVNGKHIDGCYISINELKDTNEIVVVMG, from the coding sequence ATGAATTTTGGTCATTTTAATCCAGTTAACAAGGAGTATGTTATTACCCGCCCGGATACTCCTGCCCCCTGGTGTAATTATCTTGGGTCTGTAGACTACGGTGCAATTATATCCAACAATGCAACGGGCTATAGTTTTGTAAAATCCGGTGCAGCCGGGAGAATAATTCGTTTCAGATTAAATTCCATGTCCAACGATCAACCCGGTAGATTTATTTATATACGAGACAATGCAGACGGGGATTACTGGTCAGGCTCGTGGCAGCCGGTTTGTAAATCAATTGACAGCTATAAGAGTGAGTGCAGACATGGAACTGCCTATACTATTATTTCATCCTCCTACAAGGATATAGAAAGCCGTACCCTTTATTATGTTCCTCTTGATAAAAACTATGAAGTATGGAATTTCAGAATAAAGAATAATGGCGTAAACAAACGGAGCTTATCTATATATGGCATGGCGGAATTCACAAACCATGACCACTATGAAAATGACACTGTGAATCTTCAATATTCACAATTTATAAGTAAAACATATTTTAAAGATAATCACATACTCCAGGTAATTAACGAAAATGGAAGCGAGGCATCAGCAGATGTTGAAGGAACTTCCAATAAAAAGGGCGACCCTATATACAGGTTTTTCGGTCTGGCAGGTCAGTCTGTTTCTGCTTTTGACGGCGAAAGAGATATTTTTATAGGTAACTATAGAAATTATGGCAATCCTGTTGCCGTAGAATCAGGAAAGTGTTCAAATACCGTTGCCTATAACGGAAATTCCTTTGGGGCTGTCCAGACAGATATAGAATTAAATCCCGGTGAGGAAGCTGAAATGACTTTCCTCCTTGGGGCAGGAAATGAAGACTTTGCAAGAAATATTATTTCAAAATATGATGCCGTTGAAAAGACTAACATATGCTCTTGTGAAGATTCTTTCGGTTTCAGCAAGGTTGTGTCCCTTGAACTTTCACAACTGAAAACCTTCTGGCATTCAAGGCTAGGCAATCTTCAGGTGGAAACCCCGGATGATAATTTTAATAATATGGCAAACGTATGGAATGCATACCAGTGCTTTATAACATTTTTCTGGTCCAGAGCAGCCTCTTTCCAATACTGCGGTCTGAGAAACGGGTTAGGATACCGTGACACGGTACAGGATATACAGGGTATAATCCACTTGGACCATAATGCTGCACGAGAAAGACTTTGGCTTATGCTTTCGGGACAGGTTTCCAACGGCGGCGGCCTGCCTCTTGTGAAATTCGACCATAAGCCCGGAAAGGAAACTACTCCTGATGAATCACAATATGCAAAAGAAACGAGACAATCCTTCTACAGGGCAGATGATGCACTTTGGCTCTTCCCAACTGTTATTACATATATTAAGGAAAGCGGTGACTGGGGCTTTATAGATCAAACAATCCCTTACGCTGACAAGGGCGAAGCATCTGTTTACACCCACCTTAAACAAGCAATACAGTTTAACTTGGACAGACAGGGCAGCCATGGCCTACCGGCAGGGTTATTTGCTGACTGGAACGATTGCCTTAGACTTGGCTCAAAAGGAGAATCTCTCTTCGTGGCATTCCAGCTGTACTATGCCCTTAAAATTTTTGAAGAATTTGCAGTTAAAAAGGATGCTTCAGATGATATTGCATGGGCAAAAGACTGTCTTGAAGAATTAAGTGGAAATATCCAAAAATCCGCATGGGAAGGGGATCAATATGTCCGTGGCTTCACTGAGGACGGATATATTATTGGATCGAAAAACAATTCCGAGGCAAGTCTGTGGCTTAATCCTCAGGTCTGGTCCGTTATAAGCGGTGCCGCTGAAGGAGAAATGGCCAATACCGTTCTTGATAAGGTATATGACAATTTGAATACTAAATATGGTGCAATGTTGTTTTACCCGGCTTTCAGGGAATATGGTCTTCCTGTTGCAAGAATGTCACTTTTTAATGCCGGAACCAAGGAAAATGCGGGAATATTCTCACAGCCCCAAGGCTGGTTGATACTAGCTGAAACAATAATAGGAAATGGTAACAGGGCCTATGAATATTTTACCGAAATAAATCCCGCTGCCATGAACGACAATGCCGAAAAAAGAAAACTGGAGCCATATATCCATGGGCAGGCTACAGAAGGAATTGATACCCAAAACCACGGACGTTCACATGTTCACTGGCTGACAGGTACAGCTTCAACCGTTATGGTTTCAATGGTATACGGAATTCTGGGGCTACAGCCTGAGTACGACGGTATAAAAATAAGTCCATGTATCCCTTCAAGCTGGAAGAACTTTAAAATGACCAAGGTATTCAGAAATAATGTTCTCAATATAACTGTCGATAACAGTCAGGGAGTGGAAAAAGGAGTACAATACGTTACCGTTAACGGAAAACATATTGATGGCTGTTATATCAGCATAAATGAACTTAAAGATACTAATGAAATAGTAGTAGTAATGGGTTAA